A window of the Scyliorhinus torazame isolate Kashiwa2021f chromosome 12, sScyTor2.1, whole genome shotgun sequence genome harbors these coding sequences:
- the LOC140386458 gene encoding uncharacterized protein: MEMLKESEILINEQPALSGMPGPSQLPLGIPGGHAFWCMTCGKGFRWRCLLDVHLRVHTGEKPFECLLCMKRFSKSNELRVHQRIHTGEKPFECIVCKKRFYRSSHLNRHQQFHTGEKKFECQVCTKRFFTSSHLTRHQRIHTGEKPFECPECSKRFNSPSELTVHQRVHTGEKPYECVDCKKRFNRPGDLTVHRRIHTGEKRVECPECKKQFSRPSELVVHQRVHTGEKPFECAVCKKRFYTSSHLIQHQGIHTGEKPFECPLCKKRFYRSSNLTRHQRGEGHDEKGLLDGTCSNKAKRRARKEKVKESESSETPIPTPSQCVSDVKEGKGFRCSVCGKIFRWPSLLDTHLRVHTGEKPFECTFCTKRFCTSNGLRMHQRTHNE, translated from the exons ATGGAAATGCTGAAAGAATCTGAGATATTAATTAATGAACAGCCTGCATTGTCTGGCATGCCTGGGCCCAGCCAACTTCCCTTGGGAATCCCCGGGGGTCATGCTTTCTGGTGCATGACTTGTGGGAAGGGGTTCAGGTGGCGTTGTCTTCTGGATGTCCACCTGCGGGTCCATACAGGGGAGAAACCTTTTGAGTGCCTCCTGTGCATGAAACGTTTCAGCAAGTCCAATGAGCTGCGGGTTCACCAGCGCATCCACACTGGTGAGAAGCCCTTTGAGTGCATTGTTTGCAAGAAGCGCTTTTACCGTTCCAGTCATCTGAACAGGCACCAGCAGTTCCACACGGGGGAGAAGAAGTTTGAGTGCCAGGTGTGCACAAAGCGCTTTTTCACCTCCAGCCACCTCACCCGGCACCAGCGCATCCACACTGGCGAAAAGCCCTTTGAGTGCCCTGAGTGCAGCAAGCGGTTCAACAGCCCCAGTGAACTAACTGTGCACCAGCGCGTCCACACCGGCGAGAAACCGTATGAGTGTGTAGACTGCAAGAAACGTTTCAACCGGCCCGGTGATCTGACAGTGCATCGACGAATCCATACTGGCGAGAAGCGGGTGGAGTGCCCCGAGTGCAAGAAGCAGTTTAGTCGGCCCAGTGAGTTGGTTgtccaccagcgggttcacactggggaaaagccctTTGAGTGTGCAGTGTGCAAGAAACGCTTTTACACATCTAGTCACTTGATTCAGCACCAGGGAATCCACACTGGCGAGAAACCCTTCGAATGTCCTCTGTGCAAGAAACGCTTCTACAGATCCAGTAACCTGACGAGGCACCAGCGAGGAGAAGGACATGATGAGAAAG GTCTGCTGGATGGGACATGTTCAAACAAGGCAAAGAGAAGAGCCAGGAAGGAAAAAGTGAAAGAAAGTGAATCCTCTGAGACACCAatacccacccccagccagtgtgtATCTGATGTCAAGGAAGGGAAAGGGTTCcgttgttctgtgtgtgggaagataTTTCGCTGGCCCAGTCTCCTGGATACACACCTACGTGTTCACACAGGAGAAAAACCATTTGAATGCACCTTCTGCACAAAGCGTTTCTGTACCTCCAATGGGCTGCGGATGCATCAGCGAACCCACAATGAGTAG